In one window of Arachis ipaensis cultivar K30076 chromosome B06, Araip1.1, whole genome shotgun sequence DNA:
- the LOC107605651 gene encoding WUSCHEL-related homeobox 4: MKVHQFTRGLWEHEPSLTLGCKRLRPLAPKLSSYSSSSNNNNNNNSPSSSSSLASFDLKSFIRPESSKLGSSSSSDDDNNINNNNNIIKRDPPSSSPPGSQVETHPGGTRWNPTQEQIGILEMLYRGGMRTPNAQQIEQITAQLGKYGKIEGKNVFYWFQNHKARERQKQKRNSLGLSHTPRTPAAVAATAATTTIVSSPTFAASLSFETSRGEVIERDHEDSPYKKCRSWVFEYMEDQSWSSSSSSSKEEEHKTLELFPLHPEGR; the protein is encoded by the exons atgaAGGTGCATCAATTCACACGTGGATTATGGGAGCATGAACCTTCTCTCACGCTTGGGTGCAAAAGATTACGCCCTCTTGCTCCTAAGCTTAGTagctattcttcttcttctaataataataataataataattctccttcttcttcttcttctcttgcttCTTTTGATCTTAAGAGCTTCATTAGACCTGAAAGTAGCAAACTTGGATCATCATCCTCTTCTGATGATGATAACaacatcaacaacaataataatattattaagagGGATCCACCTTCATCATCACCACCAGGGAGCcag GTGGAAACACATCCAGGAGGAACAAGGTGGAACCCTACACAAGAACAGATAGGGATACTTGAGATGCTCTATAGAGGTGGAATGAGAACACCAAATGCTCAACAAATAGAACAGATCACTGCTCAATTAGGCAAATACGGCAAGATTGAGGGTAAAAATGTCTTCTATTGGTTCCAAAACCACAAAGCACGTGAGAGACAAAAGCAGAAGCGTAACAGCCTTGGACTTTCTCATACTCCTAGAACTCCGGCCGCCGTCGCCGCCACCGCCGCAACCACAACAATAGTGTCTTCACCCACCTTTGCTGCTAGCTTAAGTTTTGAGACCTCAAGG GGAGAAGTAATTGAAAGAGATCATGAAGATAGCCCTTACAAGAAGTGTAGGAGTTGGGTATTTGAGTATATGGAAGATCAAAgttggtcatcatcatcatcatctagcaAAGAGGAGGAACATAAAACCCTAGAGCTTTTCCCATTGCACCCGGAGGGCAGATGA